A window of Microcystis aeruginosa FD4 contains these coding sequences:
- a CDS encoding HNH endonuclease — MSGIKLEDIREITKNLQGKGYLIIFNDNRVIILYKKRTIAALLTLIRYGEGCESDLTNATNNLQETKTILKGKIPENLIQDSYADANKPFSELWNEEGFNFIYAPPGQKRLGSQKYILDSSDHQRLFTTAKPPIRTPPSSLIQRNILEQQKNKCNFCGSILKKKENINQNTYARDRVRLVWDHRIPVEKGGNSADDNFKALCFYCNKCKWQICNLCNYAPDKCSECVLAFPEVTKIIFPTQENIEDRLNRAN; from the coding sequence ATGAGTGGGATCAAGTTAGAAGATATTAGGGAAATTACCAAGAATCTTCAAGGAAAAGGATATTTAATTATTTTTAATGATAACAGAGTAATTATTTTATATAAAAAAAGAACTATTGCTGCTTTGCTAACTCTGATTAGGTATGGAGAAGGTTGTGAGAGCGATCTAACTAATGCGACCAATAATTTACAAGAGACAAAAACTATACTCAAGGGTAAAATTCCTGAAAATTTAATTCAAGATTCCTATGCTGATGCTAATAAACCCTTTAGCGAACTTTGGAATGAAGAAGGATTTAATTTTATTTATGCTCCCCCAGGACAAAAAAGATTAGGCAGTCAAAAATATATTTTAGATAGTTCCGATCATCAACGACTTTTTACCACTGCTAAACCACCGATTAGAACACCTCCCTCATCTCTAATTCAGAGAAATATATTAGAACAACAAAAAAATAAATGTAATTTTTGTGGCTCAATTCTTAAAAAGAAAGAAAATATCAATCAAAATACCTATGCTAGGGATCGAGTGCGTTTAGTTTGGGATCATCGGATTCCCGTAGAAAAAGGTGGAAATAGTGCCGATGACAATTTTAAAGCTCTCTGCTTCTATTGTAATAAATGCAAATGGCAAATCTGTAATCTTTGTAACTATGCTCCTGATAAATGTTCAGAATGCGTCTTAGCTTTTCCTGAAGTAACTAAGATTATTTTCCCCACTCAAGAAAATATTGAAGACCGGCTAAATCGAGCTAATTAA
- a CDS encoding DNA cytosine methyltransferase, which produces MNKSVGNQCVFSNENNPDCLKTYNHNFHESIKPQDVEALIPSLLPDFEVFCGGFPCQPFSRAGQKKGFQDSRGLAIQEIIRICHEKKPKVIFLENVSNILRLNQGQILKDILIQLKEINYLAFYAVIDSKYFQIPQSRPRFFLLAFRKDLGIKNFQFPQPCHAEVGIEKIIVPGDYSIPISEKWQQYIDYYAGRITAEQLSFQLPKTRISIERSSVNVDYDNCIYQMRSSGIRAISIQKPFPTFAVSVSGGGAMIPVYSKERRHLSLLEIKRLMGFPDDYYFPVSRTAAIKQLSNAVCPPVIKHIGINITKSLN; this is translated from the coding sequence TTGAACAAATCGGTTGGCAATCAATGTGTTTTTAGCAACGAAAATAACCCAGATTGTCTGAAAACCTACAATCACAATTTTCATGAATCGATAAAACCGCAAGATGTTGAAGCTTTAATTCCTAGCTTACTTCCCGATTTTGAGGTTTTTTGTGGGGGATTTCCCTGTCAGCCATTTTCCAGAGCAGGACAAAAAAAAGGGTTTCAAGACAGTCGCGGACTAGCTATTCAGGAAATTATCAGAATTTGCCATGAAAAAAAGCCTAAAGTGATCTTTCTTGAAAATGTTAGTAATATCCTGCGCTTAAATCAAGGGCAGATATTAAAAGATATATTAATCCAGTTAAAAGAAATAAATTATCTGGCTTTTTATGCAGTTATCGATAGTAAATATTTCCAAATTCCTCAATCAAGACCTCGCTTTTTTTTATTGGCTTTCCGCAAGGATTTAGGAATTAAAAACTTTCAATTTCCCCAACCTTGCCATGCAGAAGTGGGTATTGAAAAAATTATTGTTCCGGGGGATTATTCAATTCCCATATCGGAAAAATGGCAGCAGTATATTGATTATTACGCGGGCAGAATTACTGCCGAACAATTATCTTTTCAACTGCCAAAAACAAGAATAAGTATTGAAAGGTCAAGTGTTAATGTAGATTATGATAATTGTATTTATCAAATGAGATCTAGTGGCATCCGAGCAATTTCTATCCAAAAACCCTTTCCTACTTTTGCGGTTAGTGTTAGCGGTGGTGGCGCCATGATTCCAGTGTATAGCAAGGAAAGAAGACATTTAAGTCTCTTAGAAATAAAAAGATTAATGGGATTTCCCGATGATTATTATTTTCCTGTTTCTCGCACTGCTGCTATTAAACAACTTTCTAACGCTGTCTGTCCCCCAGTCATTAAACATATTGGTATAAATATTACTAAATCACTTAATTAG
- the thrC gene encoding threonine synthase codes for MTLATNIETSKFIPTFTRLVSKEGGTSYPLKALNICEETFAPLEVDYDYDLIRRTVTRESIQAGPNSIWRYRSFLPVESENPIDVGTGMTPLVKSHRLARRLGLKNLYIKNDAVNMPTLSFKDRVVSVALTRAKELGFTTVSCASTGNLANSTAAIAAHAGLDCCVFIPSDLEAGKILGTLIYNPTVMAVKGNYDQVNRLCSEVGNTYGWGFVNINLRPYYSEGSKTLGFEVAEQLGWKLPDHIVAPLASGSLFTKIYKGFQEFVKVGLVADKAVRFSGAQAEGCSPIAQAFKEGRDFVAPVKPNTIAKSIAIGNPADGVYALDIARKTGGNIESVTDAEIIEGIKLLAETEGIFTETAGGTTIAVLKKLVEAGKIDPEETTVVYITGNGLKTQEAVQGYIGEPLLIEPKLDSFERALERSRTLERLEWQQVLV; via the coding sequence ATGACCCTAGCGACAAACATCGAAACCTCAAAATTCATCCCCACCTTTACCCGCTTGGTTTCTAAGGAAGGAGGGACTTCCTACCCCCTGAAAGCGCTGAATATCTGCGAAGAAACCTTTGCCCCCCTAGAAGTGGACTACGATTACGACCTCATCCGTCGCACCGTTACCAGAGAAAGCATTCAAGCAGGTCCCAATTCCATCTGGCGCTATCGTTCCTTTTTGCCGGTGGAAAGTGAAAATCCTATCGATGTGGGTACGGGTATGACTCCCCTAGTTAAATCCCACCGTTTAGCCCGGCGCTTGGGTCTAAAAAACCTCTACATTAAAAATGATGCCGTCAATATGCCCACTCTCAGCTTCAAAGATAGAGTGGTATCCGTCGCCCTTACCCGGGCCAAAGAATTAGGTTTTACCACCGTTTCCTGTGCTAGTACGGGAAATCTGGCCAATTCCACCGCCGCTATTGCCGCTCACGCCGGTTTAGACTGTTGTGTTTTCATTCCCTCTGATTTAGAAGCGGGTAAAATTCTCGGCACCCTAATCTATAATCCCACGGTCATGGCAGTCAAAGGCAATTACGATCAGGTTAACCGTCTCTGTTCAGAAGTGGGCAATACCTACGGTTGGGGTTTTGTCAACATCAATCTGCGTCCCTACTATTCCGAAGGTTCCAAAACCTTAGGCTTTGAAGTGGCTGAACAATTAGGCTGGAAACTACCCGACCATATTGTCGCACCTTTAGCCAGTGGTTCCCTCTTTACCAAGATTTATAAAGGCTTCCAAGAATTCGTCAAAGTCGGTTTGGTAGCAGATAAAGCAGTGCGTTTTAGTGGCGCTCAAGCGGAGGGTTGTTCCCCCATTGCCCAAGCTTTCAAGGAAGGACGGGATTTTGTCGCCCCAGTTAAACCCAATACTATCGCCAAATCGATCGCTATTGGTAATCCCGCCGATGGTGTTTATGCCCTTGATATTGCCCGTAAAACCGGCGGTAATATTGAATCCGTTACCGATGCCGAAATTATCGAAGGTATTAAACTTTTGGCAGAAACGGAAGGCATTTTCACAGAAACCGCGGGCGGTACGACTATCGCTGTCTTGAAAAAATTAGTAGAAGCGGGTAAAATCGACCCCGAAGAAACCACGGTCGTTTATATCACCGGTAATGGTCTAAAAACCCAAGAAGCGGTACAGGGTTATATCGGTGAACCCCTGTTAATCGAACCGAAATTAGACAGCTTTGAACGGGCCCTGGAGCGTTCCCGCACCCTCGAACGCCTCGAATGGCAACAGGTTCTCGTCTAG
- a CDS encoding uracil-DNA glycosylase family protein, whose product MTDIKTLIKQVHQEAKKEDFPIDILIYQEAKKDPFEPVLYAGNLASQLCFFGRDLGRDEVYVGQPLIGAAGRMVREGFFQAWQGRKSHDRQELLSVCDRIFLTNTVPYKPPGNKAYSGEVKDRFRPFIEKLLVFYWQGDHIITLGTEAFKWFEPYGKPKEVDKFYLDKERFTKKLLVTLTATDEDGLKQQKKVTLLPLPHPSPLNQRYYALFPDLLQKRLTEFAF is encoded by the coding sequence ATGACCGATATTAAAACCCTAATTAAACAGGTACACCAAGAGGCAAAAAAAGAGGATTTTCCCATCGATATCCTAATTTACCAAGAGGCAAAAAAAGACCCTTTTGAACCGGTTTTGTATGCTGGTAATCTTGCTAGTCAGTTATGCTTTTTTGGCCGGGATTTAGGACGAGATGAAGTGTATGTGGGACAACCTTTGATCGGGGCTGCCGGTAGAATGGTAAGAGAGGGATTTTTTCAAGCTTGGCAGGGGAGAAAATCCCATGATCGTCAAGAGTTATTATCGGTGTGCGATCGAATTTTCCTAACTAATACAGTTCCCTACAAACCCCCGGGTAATAAAGCTTATTCTGGGGAAGTGAAAGATCGTTTTCGTCCATTTATAGAAAAACTGCTCGTTTTTTATTGGCAAGGTGATCATATCATTACCCTTGGCACGGAAGCTTTTAAATGGTTTGAACCCTACGGTAAACCCAAAGAAGTAGATAAATTCTATCTTGATAAAGAACGCTTTACCAAAAAACTCCTAGTTACCCTTACCGCTACCGATGAAGATGGATTAAAACAGCAAAAAAAAGTGACTTTATTGCCTCTCCCCCATCCCTCTCCTCTCAATCAAAGATACTATGCTCTTTTTCCTGATTTATTACAAAAAAGATTAACTGAATTTGCCTTTTAA
- the rsmD gene encoding 16S rRNA (guanine(966)-N(2))-methyltransferase RsmD has translation MRIYGNRPIKTLAGQLTRPTTARVREALFNIWQQKLSSCRWLDLCAGNGSMGAEALCRGASLVIGIEQSGRAGEIIKENWRNLATSHQQFQVIRGDVVTKLATLAGKSFDLIYFDPPYESGLYLPVLTAISQSNLLDSLGEIAVEHNPKSWQAINLEGLTICRQKRYGNTTLTFYQKAVIS, from the coding sequence ATGAGAATTTACGGCAATCGTCCCATAAAAACCCTAGCAGGACAATTAACCCGTCCGACGACAGCAAGGGTGCGAGAAGCTTTATTTAATATCTGGCAACAGAAATTATCCAGCTGTCGTTGGTTGGATCTTTGTGCGGGTAATGGTTCCATGGGTGCCGAAGCTTTATGTCGAGGTGCGAGTCTAGTAATCGGAATTGAACAATCAGGACGCGCTGGCGAAATTATCAAGGAAAATTGGCGCAATTTAGCCACTTCTCACCAGCAATTCCAAGTAATTCGGGGAGATGTGGTAACAAAGTTAGCCACTTTAGCGGGGAAAAGTTTTGATTTAATTTATTTTGACCCTCCCTACGAAAGCGGGTTATATTTACCGGTATTAACTGCCATCTCTCAATCTAATTTATTAGATTCTCTGGGGGAAATTGCCGTGGAACATAATCCCAAATCTTGGCAAGCAATTAATCTAGAAGGTTTAACCATTTGTCGTCAGAAACGCTACGGCAATACTACGTTAACTTTTTATCAAAAAGCAGTTATCTCCTGA
- a CDS encoding pyridoxal phosphate-dependent aminotransferase — protein MKLASRVNQVTPSLTLAIDSLAKEMKKNGEDVCSFSAGEPDFDTPTHIKAAAKKALDEGKTRYGPAAGELGLRKAIAEKLLRDNQLAYNADNVIVTNGGKQSLYNLIMALIEAGDEVIIPAPYWLSYPEMVTLAGGKSVIVNTSLENQYKITPEQLEAAITPKTKLFVFNSPSNPTGIVYTPEEIAALAKIVVEKDILVVSDEIYEKILYDGAIHRSIASFGPEIFQRSIISNGFAKAFSMTGWRVGYIAGPVEIVKAMTKIQSHSTSNVCTFAQYGAIAALASPQDCIEEMVKAFSERRQYVLERVRAIPGLDCPTPNGAFYVFIDISQTGLKSRDFCQKLLESQKVAAIPGIAFGADDCIRLSYATDLKTIEKGFDRLDKFIGTL, from the coding sequence ATGAAACTAGCGTCACGAGTCAATCAAGTCACCCCCTCCCTTACCCTAGCTATCGACTCTCTGGCCAAGGAAATGAAAAAAAACGGCGAAGATGTCTGTAGTTTTAGCGCCGGGGAGCCAGATTTCGACACACCCACTCACATCAAGGCTGCCGCAAAAAAGGCCCTCGATGAGGGAAAAACTCGCTACGGACCGGCTGCCGGAGAACTGGGGTTAAGAAAAGCCATCGCCGAGAAATTGCTGCGGGATAATCAACTAGCATACAATGCTGATAATGTCATCGTTACCAATGGGGGTAAACAGTCTCTCTATAATCTAATCATGGCGTTAATTGAAGCGGGGGACGAAGTAATTATTCCCGCACCCTACTGGTTGAGTTATCCTGAAATGGTGACATTAGCGGGGGGAAAATCGGTTATAGTGAACACTAGCCTAGAGAATCAGTATAAAATCACTCCCGAACAGCTAGAAGCGGCAATTACACCGAAAACTAAGTTATTTGTTTTCAATTCTCCCTCTAATCCCACCGGCATTGTCTATACTCCCGAAGAAATCGCCGCTTTAGCAAAAATTGTGGTTGAAAAGGATATTTTAGTGGTTTCTGATGAAATTTACGAGAAAATCCTCTATGATGGCGCAATTCACCGCAGTATCGCTTCTTTTGGTCCAGAAATCTTTCAGCGCAGTATTATTAGTAATGGTTTTGCTAAAGCTTTCTCGATGACGGGGTGGCGCGTCGGTTACATAGCAGGACCGGTGGAAATTGTCAAGGCTATGACTAAGATCCAAAGTCATAGTACCTCCAATGTCTGCACTTTTGCTCAGTACGGTGCGATCGCTGCTTTGGCGAGTCCCCAAGATTGCATCGAGGAAATGGTCAAAGCTTTTAGCGAGCGCCGACAGTATGTTTTAGAACGAGTGCGAGCAATTCCAGGACTCGATTGTCCTACTCCCAACGGTGCTTTTTATGTGTTTATCGATATTAGTCAAACTGGTTTAAAATCCCGGGATTTTTGTCAGAAACTCCTCGAAAGCCAAAAAGTAGCCGCTATCCCCGGTATTGCTTTTGGTGCTGATGATTGTATTCGTCTTTCCTATGCTACAGACCTGAAGACGATTGAAAAAGGATTTGATCGCCTTGATAAGTTTATCGGTACTTTGTAG
- a CDS encoding MoaD/ThiS family protein has translation MAVKVLIPTPLQKFTENNATIECSASSVGDLIESLEASFPGIKARLCDEDGAPRRFLNFYVNSEDIRFLDGTKTPLKDGDEVSIVPAVAGG, from the coding sequence ATGGCTGTAAAAGTTCTCATTCCTACTCCCCTGCAAAAATTTACAGAAAATAACGCTACCATCGAGTGTAGTGCTAGTAGTGTCGGTGATTTAATCGAATCCTTAGAAGCAAGTTTCCCCGGTATTAAGGCCCGCTTATGCGATGAAGATGGCGCACCCCGGCGCTTTTTAAATTTCTACGTCAACAGTGAAGATATTCGCTTCCTCGATGGGACAAAAACCCCCTTAAAAGATGGCGATGAAGTCAGTATCGTTCCTGCGGTAGCTGGAGGTTAA
- a CDS encoding fatty acid desaturase, whose amino-acid sequence MSQTLPKPTLKREFLPFTLQDVRLAIPARCFQSSVFRSLAYFFFDIGIIALLYWITYQINQAWFFPLFWFMQGTMFWALFVVGHDCGHGSFSRYRWLNNLIGHLSHTPILVPFHGWRISHRTHHANTGNIDTDESWYPVTETQYNNMAWYEKLARFQLILFVYPLYLFRRSPNKQGSHFMPESPLFRPSERWQVITSTVCCTFMLGLLIGVGISYGFWFLFNYYIMPYIVFVVWLDLVTFLHHTEDDIPWYRGQDWYFLKGALSTIDRDYGIFNPIHHQIGTHVAHHIFITIPHYHLQEATEAIRPVLGDYYRVSQEPIFKSLWRSYRNCHFVSDQGSKVFYRKN is encoded by the coding sequence GTGTCCCAAACCCTACCTAAACCCACCCTAAAAAGAGAATTTTTGCCCTTTACCCTACAGGATGTCCGTCTAGCTATCCCGGCCCGTTGCTTCCAATCAAGCGTTTTTCGCTCTTTAGCCTACTTTTTTTTTGATATTGGCATTATTGCCCTACTTTACTGGATAACTTACCAGATTAATCAAGCATGGTTCTTCCCCCTTTTTTGGTTTATGCAGGGAACCATGTTTTGGGCCCTATTTGTCGTCGGTCATGATTGCGGTCACGGTTCCTTTTCCCGTTATCGTTGGTTAAATAACTTAATCGGTCATCTCAGTCATACTCCCATTCTCGTACCTTTCCACGGTTGGCGCATCAGTCATCGCACCCATCACGCTAATACCGGCAATATCGACACCGATGAAAGTTGGTATCCCGTCACGGAAACCCAGTATAACAATATGGCTTGGTACGAAAAATTAGCTCGTTTTCAGCTAATTTTATTTGTTTACCCCCTTTATCTTTTCCGTCGTTCCCCTAATAAACAGGGGTCCCATTTTATGCCCGAAAGCCCCCTCTTTCGCCCCTCGGAACGGTGGCAGGTAATTACTAGCACCGTTTGCTGTACCTTTATGTTAGGTCTATTAATCGGGGTGGGTATTAGCTACGGCTTTTGGTTTCTGTTTAACTACTACATCATGCCCTATATCGTCTTTGTGGTTTGGTTGGACTTGGTGACATTCCTACACCACACCGAAGATGATATTCCTTGGTATCGCGGTCAAGATTGGTACTTTCTCAAAGGGGCGCTTTCTACCATCGATCGCGATTATGGCATCTTTAATCCCATCCATCACCAAATTGGTACTCACGTCGCCCATCATATTTTTATCACTATTCCCCACTATCATCTCCAAGAAGCAACCGAGGCCATCCGTCCCGTCTTAGGAGACTATTATCGCGTCTCGCAAGAACCAATTTTCAAATCTCTCTGGCGCTCCTACCGCAATTGTCATTTTGTCAGTGACCAAGGCAGTAAGGTTTTTTACCGCAAAAACTGA
- a CDS encoding DNA methyltransferase gives MPLSWNEIKNRAIAFQKEWQGETSEKAESQFFWNDFFHVFGISRRRVASFEQPIKKADNKQGFIDLLWKGTILVEHKSKGKDLEKATEQAKDYFPNLKEHELPRYILVSDFQRFNLYDLDAGNQWEFELSNFVDNVHLFDFIAGYEKRVYKDEDAVNLQAAELMGKLHDCLKEIGYMGHDLEVYLVRLLFCLFADDTGIFNKGIFWEYIDLHTKEDGSDLAMHIASIFQVLNTPEEKRLKNLDENLTQFPYINGKLFEESLPLAAFDSKMRVMLLEACAFDWGKISPAIFGSMFQAVMNPKERRNLGAHYTSEKNIQKVIKPLFLDDLSREFEKIKGNRNKLLEFQKKIANLYFLDPACGCGNFLIITYRELRDLEILVLQELDKTGQLVTDISTIIQVDVNQFAGIEYDEFAVRVAEVAMWLIDHQMNIKVSNTFGQYFVRLPLKKSAKIVHGNALRIDWEELISKEKLNFILGNPPFVGAMIMNDEQRNDMAYVFDGEKGIGVLDYVCAWYIKAAKIIQGNRIRVSFVSTNSISQGEQVALLWNIFFQKYQLKIHFAHRTFKWSNEAKGNAAVHCVIIGFASFNITNKILFDYEDIQGESLVVQSNNINPYLVDGSDIIIYNRSFPLSNVPLMRFGSMPRDGGNFIFTEPEKEEFLKLEPKAEKWIKPYTGAQEFINGYSRYCLWLVDISPNELKTLPEVIKRVDKVKNFRLKSKAASTRKFAATPTLFCQIAQPETNYLLVPRVSSERRKYIPIGFMNKNVIGNDQVLLIPNANLYLFGILTSEMHMAWVKYVCGRLKSDYRYSKDIVYNNFPFPENITDKQKQTVETCAQAVLDTRAKYPDSSLADLYDPLTMPPDLLKAHQKLDKAVDLCYRPQPFTSELNRIEYLFELYEKLTAPLLSTSKQKTTKRKNPQ, from the coding sequence ATGCCTTTAAGTTGGAATGAAATTAAAAATCGCGCCATCGCTTTTCAAAAAGAGTGGCAAGGGGAGACTTCAGAAAAGGCAGAATCTCAATTTTTTTGGAATGATTTTTTTCATGTCTTTGGCATTTCACGGCGTAGGGTAGCCAGTTTTGAGCAACCGATCAAAAAAGCAGATAATAAGCAGGGTTTTATAGATTTGCTATGGAAAGGAACGATTTTAGTTGAGCATAAATCGAAAGGGAAAGATTTAGAAAAAGCCACAGAACAGGCTAAGGATTATTTCCCCAATTTAAAGGAACATGAGTTACCGCGTTATATTTTAGTATCGGATTTTCAACGGTTTAACTTATATGATTTAGATGCGGGTAATCAATGGGAATTTGAATTAAGTAATTTTGTTGATAATGTTCATTTATTTGATTTTATTGCTGGTTACGAAAAGCGAGTTTATAAAGACGAAGATGCTGTCAATCTTCAAGCAGCCGAGTTAATGGGAAAACTTCATGATTGCCTGAAAGAAATTGGTTATATGGGGCATGATTTAGAAGTTTATCTGGTGCGTTTATTATTTTGTTTATTTGCCGATGATACGGGTATTTTTAATAAGGGAATTTTCTGGGAATATATTGATCTACATACCAAAGAAGATGGCAGTGATTTGGCGATGCACATTGCCTCTATTTTTCAGGTTTTGAATACACCAGAAGAAAAAAGATTAAAAAATCTCGATGAGAATTTAACTCAATTTCCCTACATAAATGGCAAGTTATTTGAGGAGTCGTTACCTTTAGCGGCTTTTGATAGCAAGATGCGAGTCATGTTATTAGAAGCTTGTGCTTTTGATTGGGGAAAAATTTCCCCTGCTATTTTTGGCTCTATGTTTCAAGCGGTAATGAATCCAAAAGAACGACGCAATTTAGGGGCGCATTATACCTCCGAGAAGAACATTCAAAAGGTGATTAAACCGTTATTTTTAGATGATTTATCCAGAGAATTTGAGAAGATTAAAGGCAATCGCAATAAATTACTAGAATTTCAGAAAAAGATTGCTAATTTATATTTTCTTGATCCTGCCTGTGGTTGCGGCAATTTTTTAATTATTACCTATCGGGAGTTACGAGATTTAGAGATTTTGGTATTACAGGAGTTAGATAAAACGGGGCAGTTAGTAACAGATATTAGTACCATTATTCAGGTAGATGTTAATCAGTTTGCGGGTATTGAATACGATGAGTTTGCAGTGAGGGTGGCAGAGGTGGCAATGTGGTTAATTGATCATCAGATGAATATTAAAGTTAGTAATACTTTTGGTCAATATTTTGTGCGTTTACCATTAAAAAAATCGGCAAAGATTGTTCATGGAAATGCCTTACGGATTGATTGGGAGGAACTTATATCAAAAGAGAAGCTCAATTTTATTTTAGGAAATCCTCCTTTTGTTGGTGCGATGATTATGAACGATGAGCAAAGGAATGATATGGCTTATGTTTTCGACGGTGAGAAAGGAATAGGCGTTTTAGATTATGTGTGTGCATGGTATATTAAAGCTGCTAAAATAATTCAAGGCAATAGAATCAGGGTTTCTTTTGTTTCCACAAATTCTATATCTCAAGGTGAGCAAGTTGCCTTACTTTGGAATATTTTTTTTCAAAAATATCAGTTAAAAATTCATTTTGCCCATCGTACTTTTAAATGGAGTAATGAAGCAAAAGGAAACGCCGCAGTTCATTGTGTTATTATTGGCTTTGCAAGTTTTAATATAACAAATAAAATCCTATTTGATTATGAAGATATTCAAGGTGAATCATTAGTTGTTCAGTCTAATAATATTAATCCCTATTTGGTTGATGGAAGTGATATCATTATTTATAACCGGAGTTTTCCTTTATCTAATGTTCCATTAATGCGTTTTGGTAGTATGCCAAGAGATGGTGGTAATTTTATTTTTACAGAACCAGAAAAAGAAGAATTTTTAAAATTAGAGCCGAAGGCAGAAAAATGGATTAAACCTTATACAGGAGCGCAAGAATTTATTAATGGTTATAGTCGCTACTGTCTCTGGTTAGTTGATATTTCTCCCAATGAATTAAAGACATTACCAGAAGTTATAAAAAGAGTAGATAAGGTTAAAAATTTTAGATTAAAAAGTAAAGCTGCTTCTACTCGTAAATTTGCGGCGACACCTACTCTATTCTGTCAAATAGCACAACCCGAAACGAATTATTTACTTGTTCCCCGTGTTTCATCTGAAAGAAGAAAATATATTCCAATAGGTTTTATGAATAAAAATGTGATTGGTAATGATCAAGTTTTATTAATTCCTAATGCCAATCTATATTTATTTGGTATTCTTACTTCAGAAATGCACATGGCATGGGTTAAATATGTGTGTGGAAGATTAAAAAGTGATTATCGTTACTCAAAAGATATTGTTTATAATAATTTTCCTTTTCCAGAAAATATCACCGACAAACAAAAACAAACCGTTGAAACTTGCGCTCAAGCTGTGCTAGATACGAGGGCAAAATATCCTGATAGTAGCCTTGCGGATTTATACGATCCTTTAACCATGCCTCCCGACCTGCTCAAAGCTCACCAAAAACTCGATAAAGCCGTTGATTTGTGTTATCGTCCCCAACCTTTCACCAGTGAATTAAACCGTATTGAATACCTCTTTGAACTCTATGAAAAATTAACCGCTCCCCTACTCTCTACCAGCAAACAAAAAACCACGAAAAGAAAAAATCCTCAATAA
- a CDS encoding type II toxin-antitoxin system Phd/YefM family antitoxin: MKIVTVTEAKEQIDELVNDTNDNHQLILLSGTKKNAILIAEEDWNSIQETLYLYSIPGMVDSIIEGGNTSIEDCVDEAGIRAILNG; the protein is encoded by the coding sequence ATGAAAATTGTTACTGTTACTGAGGCCAAAGAACAAATTGATGAATTAGTGAATGATACCAATGATAATCATCAACTGATTTTGTTATCTGGTACGAAAAAGAATGCTATTTTAATTGCTGAGGAAGATTGGAACTCTATTCAAGAAACCCTTTATTTGTATTCTATTCCTGGTATGGTAGATTCAATTATTGAAGGTGGCAACACTTCTATTGAAGATTGTGTGGATGAGGCGGGTATCAGAGCAATTTTAAATGGATAA
- a CDS encoding DUF29 domain-containing protein has product MSKTLYEQDFQLWLATTINHLQKREFAALDTDNLIEELTELGKSEKRTLESNLMILLAHLLKLKVQHDAPPSMKDSWYCSIIEHRQRIQKNLRDTPSLKSYLETAIEEAYPDARQVAIKEGKLAQFGVRIPPENDYPQICPFLPEQILDENFYGN; this is encoded by the coding sequence ATGTCCAAGACTCTCTACGAACAAGATTTTCAATTGTGGCTCGCAACAACAATTAATCACCTACAGAAGCGGGAATTTGCTGCGCTGGATACTGATAACTTAATTGAGGAGTTAACCGAGTTGGGAAAATCGGAAAAAAGAACTTTAGAAAGTAATTTGATGATTCTTTTGGCTCACTTGCTCAAATTAAAAGTACAGCACGACGCACCGCCATCAATGAAGGATAGCTGGTATTGTTCTATTATTGAGCATCGTCAGCGCATTCAGAAAAACTTACGCGATACTCCTTCCCTTAAATCCTATCTAGAAACTGCTATCGAGGAAGCTTATCCAGATGCTCGTCAAGTGGCAATTAAGGAAGGGAAACTCGCTCAATTTGGTGTTCGGATTCCCCCAGAAAATGATTATCCTCAAATTTGTCCTTTCTTGCCAGAGCAAATCTTAGATGAGAACTTCTATGGCAATTGA